One Streptosporangium sp. NBC_01495 DNA window includes the following coding sequences:
- a CDS encoding N-6 DNA methylase, whose product MPPSVDPSVSVTLAEIARIAGVGRAAVSNWRRRHDSFPAPVGGTDTSPQFALSQVEEWLRRQGKLDEVGSRERLWPEFEALGDRDTMGRAIAAAGARLAREEAGHAAGPPDTDVAEGLPYDTRLSEAQRSLVERAVGLARKHGARETFDFLLGRWLDTHVRQIGVTPRPLAALMAEVAELSRDGEAGDVGTVLDPACGTGGLLLAAARQWADKVDAHPSGVPLKLLGQDVDPTQAALAAVRILLAGHSPKSETAGEVDARTGNTPRLAGHSPGREAAWEVDVRAGNTLRADPHPDVRADVVLCNPPFNERDWGYEELATDARWTYGLPPRTEPELAWTQHALSRLAPGGTAVLLLPPGVASRRAGRRIRAGLLRSGMLRAVVALPPGSAPPHSVALHLWVLRAPAGGGTDAGAGVLLVDAAEIQPEPSGGTQRAGRAAIDWSLLHRRVVSAIQVIQVGDEVGNRSAHHAVVPVIDLLDEEVDLTPARHVPKRAASANLGLRRSWNRFGTLLHELRDLTATLSALELSGDEPAGQGTVTVGDLLRAGALTMRAGQQPADGAVRTGDAPDDAVPLLTITDVLAGGRPSGWLPASEASAGETAGTLTVTVPEEVVVVGAYRAFGAWVDTDAPTVLGSQLSALRADPTLLDPWFLAGCLRAPANARQAGTHASTSSRIDVRRLQVLRLPLEEQRRYGEAFRRLTAFERSLREARTIGGELVDGLTDGLAAGTMPRDWS is encoded by the coding sequence ATGCCTCCTTCTGTCGACCCGTCCGTCTCCGTCACCCTGGCGGAGATAGCCAGGATCGCCGGTGTCGGGCGCGCGGCCGTCAGCAACTGGCGCCGGCGCCACGACAGCTTTCCCGCGCCGGTCGGCGGCACGGACACCAGCCCGCAGTTCGCGCTGTCACAGGTGGAGGAGTGGCTGAGGCGGCAGGGGAAGCTCGACGAGGTCGGCAGCCGGGAACGGCTCTGGCCGGAGTTCGAGGCGCTCGGGGACCGCGACACGATGGGGAGGGCGATCGCCGCGGCCGGTGCCCGGCTCGCCCGGGAGGAGGCGGGGCACGCGGCGGGCCCGCCGGACACCGACGTGGCCGAGGGGCTTCCGTATGACACCCGCCTCTCCGAGGCCCAGCGGTCCCTGGTGGAGCGCGCGGTCGGCCTGGCGAGGAAACACGGGGCCCGGGAGACCTTCGACTTCCTGCTCGGCCGCTGGCTCGACACGCACGTCCGGCAGATCGGCGTCACGCCGCGCCCGCTGGCGGCTCTGATGGCCGAGGTCGCCGAACTGTCACGCGACGGCGAGGCGGGTGACGTCGGCACCGTGCTCGACCCCGCGTGCGGCACGGGCGGTCTCCTGCTCGCCGCCGCCCGCCAGTGGGCCGACAAGGTGGACGCGCACCCCTCGGGTGTCCCGCTGAAACTACTCGGCCAGGACGTCGACCCGACCCAGGCGGCGCTGGCCGCCGTACGAATCCTGCTCGCCGGCCACTCGCCGAAGAGTGAGACCGCGGGGGAAGTGGATGCACGGACCGGGAACACGCCGCGCCTCGCCGGCCACTCGCCGGGGCGTGAGGCCGCGTGGGAGGTGGACGTCCGGGCCGGGAACACGCTGCGCGCCGATCCCCATCCCGATGTCCGCGCCGACGTGGTGCTGTGCAACCCGCCGTTCAACGAGCGCGACTGGGGATACGAGGAACTCGCCACCGACGCCCGCTGGACGTACGGCCTGCCTCCCCGTACCGAACCGGAACTCGCCTGGACGCAGCACGCGCTGAGCCGCCTGGCACCCGGCGGGACGGCCGTGCTGCTGCTGCCGCCCGGTGTTGCCTCCCGCAGGGCGGGTCGCCGGATCCGGGCCGGGTTGCTCCGTAGCGGCATGCTGCGCGCGGTGGTCGCCCTGCCACCGGGGTCCGCGCCCCCGCACAGCGTCGCGCTGCACCTGTGGGTCCTGCGGGCCCCGGCCGGAGGCGGAACGGACGCGGGGGCCGGGGTGCTCCTGGTCGACGCGGCCGAGATCCAGCCGGAGCCGTCAGGGGGAACGCAGAGGGCGGGCAGGGCGGCGATCGACTGGTCCCTCCTGCACAGGCGCGTGGTGTCGGCCATCCAGGTGATCCAGGTGGGAGACGAGGTCGGGAACCGTTCGGCCCACCACGCCGTGGTCCCGGTGATCGACCTCCTGGACGAGGAGGTGGACCTCACCCCCGCACGGCACGTCCCGAAGAGGGCGGCCTCCGCGAACCTGGGACTGCGGCGCTCGTGGAACCGGTTCGGCACCCTGCTTCACGAGCTGCGGGACCTGACCGCGACCCTGTCCGCGCTCGAACTGAGCGGCGACGAACCGGCGGGCCAGGGCACGGTGACCGTGGGCGACCTGCTCCGGGCGGGCGCGTTGACGATGCGGGCCGGGCAGCAACCGGCGGACGGCGCGGTGCGCACCGGTGACGCCCCCGATGACGCCGTCCCCTTGCTGACCATCACCGACGTACTGGCCGGAGGCAGGCCGTCCGGCTGGTTACCCGCGAGTGAGGCCTCGGCGGGCGAGACGGCGGGCACCCTCACCGTGACCGTCCCGGAGGAGGTGGTGGTCGTCGGGGCCTACCGGGCGTTCGGCGCCTGGGTCGACACCGACGCCCCCACGGTGCTGGGCTCGCAGCTGTCCGCCCTCCGGGCGGATCCGACACTGCTCGACCCCTGGTTCCTGGCCGGTTGCCTGCGAGCCCCGGCCAACGCGAGGCAGGCCGGAACCCACGCCTCGACCTCCTCCCGCATCGACGTCCGCAGGCTGCAGGTGCTGCGGCTTCCCCTTGAGGAGCAGCGCCGTTACGGCGAGGCCTTCCGGCGGCTCACCGCCTTCGAACGGTCGCTGCGGGAGGCGCGGACGATCGGCGGGGAGCTGGTCGACGGGCTGACCGACGGACTGGCCGCCGGGACGATGCCCCGCGACTGGTCGTGA
- a CDS encoding DEAD/DEAH box helicase, with product MTVPQVFLSVPVAVVPSRKVYDQLAPHSQPERLIAEMSHLAAVGALPARVEEDRGRLAVYTDRYVAWLYVSQRGDAYSLGHASPRTFKDEERLVRGAMTLRCAAGWHAFHQLRDVPRETMSAHWPLLLNAWAAVGRPEDARPKLPPRHTSYLDLMARVVEAGRDIEVARQHQAPPLHYRRRESAREERHSVRGVYTFHLVRPAELAAGAVVYLADRPDLRGRVVRVKNREVVVRFEGAIDYNRIPNQGALMIMPSDRVFRAQAETIEVLREGEAVNHRLLSQLVDRQVSPFGIRSEDRPHGTLDPDRQLLAFRRALAVPDLLLILGPPGTGKTRTITEIAAACTARGERVLITSHTNRAVDNVLEQLPGGIRAVRVGNEDAMTGHARGFMVETHVKALKEDILAATEGTVSRLAVFTSDGQVADRWMAHLGDSLAEARTAERAVRDHTAAFDVVIRRAAPPVAERIAVVETGLGEIRATMRWLEEKTVIQERRRAAVDRRARAGILAFLFRWLEIRLARKLESTREELATLHAQAERAVAELDALRSEAERLLADDPEAVRLVAVRDTAVRRRDDEVAEAGKAMAVLRAMIGTAMSLPAPEDRPEDLDGLERLHGEMRHAVALLGRRAAMLGQWRAGIGDAEQDLQRELVRYAEVVAATCIGTATTKLLADLEFDLVIVDEAGQISTPNLLVPLTRARRSILVGDHQQLPPYLDDEVREWGEGLARDADTTPAEVREVGDILRMSAFERLYGKLPEDHKVMLTRQRRMPREIGTFVSDAFYDGILATDHPGDHDDPIFTSPFAMVDTADRPAAERRERPGGRGDDGAGRGYVNAMEADLIVRLVTVYARRYKNWAVIVPYRAQAERIRAELARTLGDTSAAAENVGTVDSFQGGERDLVVYGFTRSNDGHEVGFLKELRRLNVAVSRARRQLVLVGDTATLGGARDRKFRELVVKMLDHLRRDGDLRPSREVTARLDGLESEPA from the coding sequence ATGACGGTACCGCAGGTTTTCCTCTCCGTGCCGGTGGCGGTTGTTCCCTCCCGGAAGGTGTACGACCAACTGGCGCCGCACTCCCAGCCCGAACGTCTCATCGCGGAGATGTCCCACCTCGCGGCGGTCGGTGCGCTCCCCGCGCGCGTTGAGGAGGACCGCGGACGGCTGGCTGTTTACACCGACAGGTACGTCGCCTGGCTCTACGTCTCGCAGCGAGGCGACGCCTACAGCCTCGGCCATGCCTCCCCGCGTACCTTCAAGGACGAGGAACGCCTGGTACGCGGTGCGATGACGCTCCGTTGTGCCGCCGGCTGGCATGCCTTCCACCAGCTCAGGGACGTGCCGCGAGAGACGATGTCGGCGCACTGGCCGCTGCTCCTGAACGCGTGGGCCGCCGTGGGCCGTCCTGAGGACGCCCGGCCGAAGTTGCCCCCCCGGCACACCTCCTATCTGGACCTGATGGCCAGGGTTGTGGAGGCGGGCCGAGACATCGAGGTCGCGCGGCAGCATCAGGCGCCGCCGCTCCACTACCGCCGCCGGGAGAGCGCGAGGGAGGAGCGTCACTCGGTCCGCGGGGTCTACACCTTTCATCTTGTACGTCCCGCCGAGCTGGCGGCCGGAGCCGTCGTCTACCTTGCCGACCGGCCCGATCTGCGCGGCAGGGTGGTGCGGGTCAAGAACCGTGAGGTGGTGGTCCGTTTCGAGGGGGCGATCGACTACAACCGCATCCCGAACCAGGGTGCCCTCATGATCATGCCCAGTGATCGGGTCTTCCGGGCCCAGGCCGAAACCATAGAGGTGCTGAGGGAGGGAGAGGCGGTCAACCACCGCCTGCTCAGCCAGCTCGTGGACCGGCAGGTCTCACCCTTCGGGATCCGTTCCGAGGACCGGCCGCACGGAACACTCGATCCTGATCGGCAGTTGCTGGCCTTCCGGCGGGCGCTGGCCGTGCCCGACCTGCTTCTCATCCTGGGGCCGCCGGGCACGGGGAAAACCAGGACGATCACCGAGATCGCCGCCGCGTGCACGGCCCGTGGCGAGCGTGTGCTGATCACCTCGCATACCAACAGGGCGGTCGACAACGTCCTGGAGCAGCTGCCGGGAGGCATTCGGGCCGTACGCGTCGGCAACGAGGACGCGATGACCGGACATGCCCGCGGCTTCATGGTGGAAACCCACGTCAAGGCGTTGAAGGAAGACATCCTCGCGGCGACGGAGGGCACGGTCTCGCGCCTGGCGGTGTTCACCTCTGACGGACAGGTCGCCGACCGGTGGATGGCCCACCTCGGCGACTCTCTCGCGGAGGCCCGTACGGCGGAGCGTGCGGTGCGCGATCACACGGCCGCGTTCGACGTCGTGATCCGCCGCGCCGCGCCCCCAGTGGCCGAAAGAATCGCCGTCGTCGAGACCGGGCTCGGCGAGATACGGGCCACCATGCGGTGGTTGGAGGAGAAAACAGTCATCCAGGAACGGCGCCGCGCGGCCGTCGACCGCCGGGCGCGCGCCGGGATCCTCGCCTTCCTCTTCAGGTGGCTGGAGATTCGATTGGCCCGGAAGCTGGAGTCGACCCGGGAGGAACTCGCGACCTTGCACGCTCAGGCGGAGCGGGCGGTGGCCGAACTCGACGCGCTGCGCTCCGAGGCGGAGAGACTGCTCGCCGATGATCCGGAGGCCGTGCGGCTGGTCGCGGTCAGGGACACCGCCGTCCGGAGACGGGACGACGAGGTGGCGGAGGCTGGAAAGGCCATGGCCGTCCTGCGCGCGATGATCGGAACGGCCATGTCCCTGCCCGCGCCGGAAGATCGGCCGGAGGACCTGGATGGTCTGGAACGGCTGCATGGCGAGATGCGGCACGCCGTCGCCCTTCTCGGCCGGCGAGCGGCGATGCTCGGGCAGTGGCGAGCCGGGATCGGGGACGCGGAGCAGGACCTTCAGCGCGAACTCGTCCGCTACGCCGAAGTCGTCGCCGCCACCTGCATCGGGACGGCGACCACCAAGCTACTGGCCGATCTGGAGTTCGACCTGGTGATCGTGGACGAGGCCGGGCAGATCTCCACGCCCAACCTGCTCGTCCCTCTGACGCGTGCCAGGCGGAGCATTCTGGTGGGCGACCACCAGCAGCTTCCGCCGTACCTGGACGACGAGGTGCGCGAGTGGGGGGAAGGGCTGGCTCGAGACGCGGACACGACGCCCGCCGAGGTGCGGGAGGTCGGCGACATTCTCCGGATGAGTGCCTTCGAACGGCTCTACGGGAAGCTTCCCGAAGACCACAAGGTCATGCTCACCCGGCAGCGACGCATGCCCAGAGAGATCGGGACGTTCGTGTCGGACGCCTTCTACGACGGGATTCTCGCCACCGATCACCCCGGCGACCACGATGATCCGATCTTCACCAGTCCTTTCGCCATGGTCGACACCGCGGACAGGCCCGCGGCCGAACGCCGTGAGCGGCCGGGCGGGCGCGGCGACGACGGAGCCGGACGCGGCTACGTCAACGCCATGGAGGCCGACCTCATCGTCCGGCTGGTCACGGTCTACGCGCGGCGCTACAAGAACTGGGCGGTGATCGTGCCCTATCGTGCGCAGGCGGAGCGGATCCGTGCCGAGCTCGCCCGCACGCTCGGCGACACGTCGGCGGCGGCCGAGAACGTCGGCACGGTCGACTCCTTCCAGGGCGGGGAGCGGGATCTCGTCGTGTACGGCTTCACCCGCAGCAACGACGGCCACGAGGTGGGCTTCCTCAAGGAACTCAGGAGGCTGAACGTGGCTGTCTCACGGGCGAGAAGACAGCTCGTTCTGGTGGGTGACACCGCGACGCTCGGCGGTGCCCGAGACCGGAAATTCCGCGAGCTCGTGGTGAAGATGCTCGACCACCTCCGTCGTGACGGTGACCTGCGTCCCTCGCGTGAGGTCACCGCCCGCCTCGACGGTCTGGAGAGTGAGCCGGCATGA
- a CDS encoding D-isomer specific 2-hydroxyacid dehydrogenase family protein — translation MEARIAIAPSTEARTSHGRPDSPGSDLDLLRRGAEEAVSRGGGANVPLAEANGLVWLIPGEPELLGSALEAHPRIEWVQFPWAGVEKFTTSGVFDRPVVFSCAKGAFAGQVAEHALMLMLACLRNLSRQARTPTWCPAAPRSLHGQRVTILGGGGIATELVRLLRPFECRIRVIRRSPEKVEGSDETLETLPPSALPAVLPETDLLVLALALTPETRHVVGAAELALLPPHAAVVNVARGAHIETGALVEALDAGTISAAGLDVTDPEPLPDGHPLWADPRVLITSHSADSTEYVRRMFCERVERNVGNLRAGRPLEGVIDPSTGY, via the coding sequence ATGGAAGCCCGCATCGCGATAGCCCCGTCCACGGAGGCGAGGACGTCCCACGGACGCCCCGACTCCCCCGGCTCCGACCTCGACCTCCTGCGGCGCGGGGCCGAGGAGGCCGTGTCCCGAGGCGGCGGTGCCAACGTCCCGCTCGCCGAGGCCAACGGCCTGGTGTGGCTCATCCCCGGCGAGCCGGAGCTGCTCGGGTCGGCGCTGGAGGCCCACCCCCGGATCGAGTGGGTGCAGTTTCCCTGGGCGGGGGTGGAGAAGTTCACGACATCCGGAGTCTTCGACCGCCCGGTGGTCTTCAGCTGTGCCAAGGGGGCGTTCGCCGGGCAGGTCGCCGAGCACGCGCTGATGCTGATGCTGGCCTGCCTGCGCAACCTCTCCCGCCAGGCGCGGACGCCGACCTGGTGTCCGGCGGCCCCCCGGTCGCTGCACGGCCAGAGGGTCACGATCCTCGGCGGCGGCGGCATAGCCACCGAGCTCGTCCGCCTCCTGCGGCCGTTCGAGTGCCGGATCCGGGTGATCCGCCGCAGTCCGGAGAAGGTCGAGGGCAGCGACGAGACACTGGAGACACTGCCGCCCTCGGCTCTGCCCGCCGTGCTTCCCGAGACCGACCTCCTGGTGCTGGCCCTCGCCCTGACGCCGGAGACGCGGCACGTCGTGGGCGCCGCCGAACTGGCGCTGCTGCCGCCGCACGCCGCCGTCGTCAACGTCGCCCGCGGCGCGCACATCGAGACCGGCGCGCTCGTCGAGGCCCTCGACGCGGGCACGATCTCCGCCGCCGGTCTGGACGTGACGGACCCCGAGCCGCTCCCCGACGGGCACCCCCTGTGGGCCGATCCCAGGGTGCTCATCACCTCGCACTCCGCCGACTCCACCGAGTACGTCAGGCGGATGTTCTGCGAGCGGGTCGAACGCAACGTGGGCAACCTGCGCGCGGGCCGCCCGCTGGAGGGAGTGATCGACCCCTCCACGGGATACTGA
- a CDS encoding protein kinase domain-containing protein, protein MDPLSRRSGGMGEVWFGYDKRLDRQIAIKFIKADRFPDGRRDEELARRFVRESRITARLEHPGVPTIYDCGPYGDDLYMVMQLVRGCSVSTLLDETEVPVPWAVAIAAQVCSVLAVAHANSLVHRDLKPGNLMLCPDGTVKVLDFGIAAALASTDATNLTRTGEVLGTPAYMAPEQAMTGTAGPRSDLYSLGVILDEMLAGSNQFAAPTALAAMRNHTDVAPRPLRARRRDVPEGLERLVLWLLAKTPEKRPESADVVYERLLDFCHELPPFPGYVNLDTPHPVRMYATVVGRIPSPLADNRRPTHPVRPMRIRRAAGLAQIERADIERARRDADLLKAEARFGQAADLLAEVIGPAAGSFGSTSSAVVDLRIELAEALFLGGDYRRAAPEFHRLAADVARVEGPDNNLALRCRLMEAGCNAAIGETNLALTQLRRLLADEKRFGADEERILELRSQIGMVELDAGNRGRAKRVLSELLPDLERLYGPYHHNAGKVRSILQGLADR, encoded by the coding sequence TTGGATCCCCTGTCACGCCGTTCCGGCGGAATGGGAGAGGTCTGGTTCGGCTACGACAAACGTTTGGATCGGCAGATCGCCATCAAATTCATCAAAGCCGATAGGTTTCCCGATGGCCGCCGGGACGAGGAACTGGCCAGGCGTTTCGTACGCGAGTCACGGATCACCGCCCGGCTGGAACACCCGGGAGTGCCGACCATCTACGACTGCGGGCCGTACGGTGACGACCTCTACATGGTCATGCAACTCGTCAGGGGGTGTTCCGTCTCGACGCTGCTCGACGAGACGGAGGTGCCCGTGCCCTGGGCCGTGGCGATCGCCGCCCAGGTGTGCTCGGTGCTGGCCGTGGCCCATGCCAACTCGCTGGTCCACCGAGACCTCAAGCCGGGCAACCTGATGCTCTGCCCCGACGGCACGGTCAAGGTCCTCGACTTCGGTATCGCCGCCGCGCTCGCCTCCACGGACGCGACGAACCTCACGAGGACGGGCGAGGTGCTCGGCACACCGGCGTACATGGCGCCGGAGCAGGCCATGACCGGAACCGCGGGGCCGCGCAGTGACCTGTACTCCCTCGGCGTGATCCTGGACGAGATGCTCGCCGGGAGCAACCAGTTCGCCGCGCCCACGGCGCTGGCCGCGATGCGCAACCACACCGACGTCGCGCCACGGCCGCTGCGCGCGAGAAGGCGGGACGTGCCAGAAGGGCTGGAGCGGCTCGTCCTGTGGCTGCTCGCCAAGACTCCCGAGAAACGACCGGAGAGCGCGGACGTCGTCTACGAGCGGCTGCTCGACTTCTGCCACGAGCTGCCGCCCTTTCCCGGCTACGTCAACCTGGACACACCCCACCCGGTGCGCATGTACGCCACCGTCGTCGGGCGCATCCCCTCCCCGCTGGCCGACAATCGGCGGCCCACCCATCCGGTACGGCCGATGCGGATCAGGCGCGCCGCGGGACTGGCGCAGATCGAGCGCGCCGACATCGAGCGCGCCCGCAGGGACGCCGATCTCCTCAAGGCGGAAGCCCGTTTCGGCCAGGCGGCGGACCTCCTCGCGGAGGTGATCGGGCCCGCCGCGGGCTCCTTCGGCTCGACGAGCTCCGCCGTGGTCGACCTGCGGATCGAGCTCGCCGAGGCCCTCTTCCTCGGCGGTGACTACCGCCGGGCGGCGCCCGAGTTCCATCGGCTGGCGGCCGACGTCGCCAGGGTCGAGGGGCCGGACAACAACCTCGCCCTGCGATGCCGGCTGATGGAGGCGGGATGTAACGCGGCGATCGGGGAGACGAACCTCGCCCTGACCCAGCTCCGGCGGCTCCTGGCCGACGAGAAACGGTTCGGCGCGGACGAGGAGCGGATCCTCGAACTCCGGAGCCAGATCGGGATGGTGGAACTCGACGCGGGCAACAGGGGGCGGGCCAAACGAGTGCTGAGCGAGCTGCTGCCGGACCTCGAACGCCTTTACGGCCCGTACCACCACAACGCCGGGAAGGTCCGCTCGATCCTCCAGGGCCTCGCCGACCGCTGA
- a CDS encoding HelD family protein, which yields MGSADLADLTDRTDRTDRTAVANADLTDRAAVANGGNTDRAAVVGGGNRPAAPIGGNPAALAASAGRAVLAAGGDRAAALASDRAETIAEEQRAVDHAYDCVERKRLNADRVRSTHGQEHPDTGLPFVPDVPPEFGVDDDLGGQPLVFMRVDVADDPDGRETWRIGRRSVRDAEGDLVVISWTSDQAVRWMKARSSRPGEIRLRRKLRLHGRTVTDYLDDIRPRFANRRAPEALPDNTEAPALDEPQAVEPPGEAADAFLLADLDRGRDGLMRDIVETIQRDQLDLVSDGRPGVLVVQGGPGTGKTAVGLHRVVWLLDPTNRGLTPDDVLVVGPHRGFLRYVSQVLPRLGSRGVATVEVSRLWDGEIRAEDTPRAHLVKSDERMAEVLRRVVESGIRPEALASHISDDVFSTPYKGTALTLPAAEIETLAVDARDSSGPYLVRRRKFVDTFVDRLLTRYARALPGQRPDGALRSGIEKHGRVASLINAVWPALNAETILRRTLNDAEVLRMAASGLLTAEEREAVTRPRVSRASEEPWTLDDLVCLEELRHLLSGDEPRRYRHIVVDEAQDLTPMQARSLARRCPGGSMTVLGDLAQTTGARQYDVWERLAKILGGRDGWHMAELTVGYRVPDEVMLFAAPLARAVSLSTAVPVSVRGADETSLTITRTEPDLLADEAVARALDLATAGLERSRSVALIVPDGTALLEELERKVAEIQGVVPADGVPPVSVLPATMARGLEFDHVVVVEPAAIADQGPAGPRRLYVAITRCTQSLSVVHAAPLPAVLGGPAAPASAVPGGQRTPALTVPGEQALVVPGEQVTSTLVAANEPTAPTLTVTDRPASPTPTVPDAPVISTPTVPVALTVPDAPLALTPTVPIVPAAPLTTDTPSRPAEENTTMESDTTVRGDGFQDFVSSLEERVRADRRCHVHEQLRHMLIAELHGARLAPSQSPFADITCEGPKGPVLYEVLGEGGHTYEHMREAVLRIMEVEHVGGERAEHRFLVLPQAPEPAWAPAMPATAFNITTIWRDGTGWAGDDLAVALGRASAAGSTPG from the coding sequence ATGGGCAGTGCCGACCTCGCCGATCTCACCGACCGCACCGACCGCACCGACCGCACCGCCGTGGCGAACGCCGACCTCACCGACCGCGCCGCCGTGGCGAACGGCGGAAACACCGACCGTGCCGCCGTCGTGGGTGGCGGCAACCGTCCCGCCGCGCCGATCGGCGGCAACCCCGCGGCCCTGGCGGCCAGTGCCGGCCGCGCGGTCCTCGCGGCCGGTGGTGACCGTGCCGCCGCGCTCGCGAGCGACCGGGCCGAGACGATCGCCGAGGAACAGCGCGCCGTCGACCACGCGTACGACTGCGTCGAGCGGAAGCGGCTGAACGCCGACCGGGTGAGGAGCACGCACGGCCAGGAACACCCCGACACCGGCCTCCCGTTCGTCCCGGACGTTCCTCCCGAGTTCGGCGTGGACGACGACCTCGGCGGGCAGCCTCTCGTCTTCATGCGCGTCGACGTCGCCGACGATCCCGACGGCCGGGAGACCTGGCGCATCGGGCGCCGCTCGGTCCGCGACGCCGAGGGCGACCTCGTGGTGATCAGCTGGACCTCCGACCAGGCCGTCCGCTGGATGAAGGCCCGCTCCTCCCGCCCCGGGGAGATCCGGCTCCGTCGCAAGCTACGCCTGCACGGGCGCACGGTGACCGACTACCTCGACGACATCCGGCCCCGGTTCGCGAACCGCAGGGCCCCGGAAGCACTCCCGGACAACACGGAGGCCCCCGCCCTCGATGAACCGCAGGCCGTCGAACCACCCGGCGAGGCCGCCGACGCCTTCCTGCTCGCCGACCTCGACCGGGGACGAGACGGGCTGATGCGCGACATCGTGGAGACCATCCAGCGCGACCAGCTGGACCTGGTCTCCGACGGGCGGCCCGGAGTGCTGGTCGTCCAGGGCGGCCCGGGAACCGGCAAGACGGCGGTCGGCCTGCACCGCGTCGTCTGGCTCCTGGATCCGACGAACCGGGGGCTCACCCCGGACGACGTCCTCGTGGTGGGACCGCACCGGGGGTTCCTGCGCTACGTCAGCCAGGTCCTGCCGAGGCTCGGCAGCCGCGGAGTGGCCACCGTGGAGGTGTCACGGCTCTGGGACGGCGAGATCCGCGCCGAGGACACCCCGCGGGCGCACCTGGTCAAGTCCGACGAGCGGATGGCCGAGGTCCTGCGCCGCGTCGTCGAGAGCGGCATCCGCCCCGAGGCGCTGGCCTCCCACATCAGCGACGACGTCTTCAGCACCCCGTACAAGGGCACCGCCCTGACGCTTCCGGCCGCCGAGATCGAGACGCTCGCCGTCGACGCGCGCGACTCCAGCGGCCCCTATCTGGTCCGCCGCCGCAAGTTCGTCGACACGTTCGTCGACCGGCTGCTGACCAGGTACGCCAGGGCGCTGCCCGGCCAGCGCCCGGACGGCGCCCTGCGGTCCGGCATCGAGAAGCACGGCCGGGTGGCCTCCCTGATCAACGCCGTGTGGCCCGCGCTCAACGCCGAGACCATCCTGCGCAGGACACTGAACGACGCGGAGGTGCTCCGTATGGCGGCCTCCGGCCTGCTGACCGCAGAGGAGCGGGAGGCCGTCACGCGCCCCCGGGTGAGCCGCGCCTCCGAGGAGCCCTGGACGCTCGACGACCTCGTCTGCCTTGAGGAGCTACGCCACCTACTGTCCGGGGACGAACCGCGCCGCTACCGCCACATCGTCGTGGACGAGGCCCAGGACCTCACGCCCATGCAGGCGCGCTCCCTCGCCCGCCGCTGCCCCGGCGGTTCCATGACCGTGCTCGGCGACCTCGCCCAGACCACCGGCGCCCGCCAGTACGACGTGTGGGAGCGGCTCGCCAAAATCCTGGGCGGGCGCGACGGCTGGCACATGGCCGAGCTCACCGTGGGCTACCGGGTCCCGGACGAGGTCATGCTGTTCGCGGCGCCGCTGGCCAGGGCCGTGTCCCTCTCCACCGCGGTTCCGGTGTCGGTGCGCGGCGCCGACGAGACATCTCTGACGATCACGCGTACTGAACCGGACCTGCTGGCGGACGAGGCCGTCGCGCGGGCGCTGGACCTCGCCACGGCCGGTCTGGAGCGGTCACGGTCGGTCGCGCTGATCGTCCCCGACGGCACCGCGCTGCTGGAGGAGCTGGAACGGAAGGTCGCGGAGATCCAGGGGGTCGTCCCGGCGGACGGCGTTCCGCCGGTGAGCGTCCTGCCGGCGACCATGGCCAGGGGGCTGGAGTTCGACCACGTCGTGGTGGTCGAACCGGCCGCCATCGCCGACCAGGGACCCGCCGGACCGCGCAGACTCTACGTGGCGATCACCCGGTGCACCCAGTCGCTCAGCGTGGTGCACGCGGCGCCGCTTCCGGCGGTGCTGGGCGGACCCGCCGCCCCGGCATCCGCCGTTCCCGGCGGGCAGAGGACTCCGGCCCTCACCGTGCCGGGTGAGCAGGCCCTCGTCGTACCAGGTGAGCAGGTCACCTCGACGCTCGTCGCGGCGAACGAGCCGACCGCTCCGACGCTCACCGTGACAGACCGGCCGGCCTCCCCGACGCCGACCGTGCCGGACGCGCCGGTCATCTCGACGCCGACCGTGCCGGTCGCGCTGACCGTGCCGGACGCACCGCTCGCCTTGACGCCGACCGTCCCGATCGTGCCGGCCGCTCCGCTCACCACCGACACGCCCAGCCGGCCCGCCGAGGAGAACACGACGATGGAGTCCGACACGACGGTCAGGGGCGACGGCTTCCAGGACTTCGTCTCCTCGCTGGAGGAGCGCGTCCGCGCCGACAGGCGGTGCCACGTCCACGAGCAGCTGCGCCACATGCTCATCGCCGAGTTGCACGGGGCCCGGCTCGCTCCCTCGCAGTCCCCCTTCGCCGACATCACCTGCGAGGGGCCGAAAGGTCCGGTCCTGTACGAGGTCCTGGGAGAGGGCGGGCACACCTACGAGCACATGCGCGAGGCCGTGCTCCGGATCATGGAGGTCGAGCACGTCGGCGGGGAGCGGGCGGAGCACCGGTTCCTCGTCCTTCCCCAGGCTCCCGAGCCCGCGTGGGCCCCGGCGATGCCTGCCACGGCCTTCAACATCACGACGATCTGGAGAGACGGCACCGGTTGGGCCGGAGACGACCTCGCCGTCGCCCTTGGCCGGGCTTCCGCGGCCGGGTCGACTCCCGGGTGA